A genomic region of Erythrobacter sp. SCSIO 43205 contains the following coding sequences:
- a CDS encoding efflux RND transporter permease subunit yields the protein MWLADVSIRRPVFAAMLIASLVVLGIVSFNRLGVDLFPEVEFPYVSVTTALPGASPGTVETEVTDIIEEQLNTIAGLRQMRSISAEGVSIVNLEFELEEDADLKAQEVRDKMSRLGADLPVDAEPPVIEKVDPDAAPILSILLSGDMPISELTAFADEVVTERLQRVPGVGSVELVGGREREMRIWLDPSAMRARGVTADDVLAALQRENAELPGGQLVTDGRTRQFGIRTMAEAATASEFTAIPIVYRPNGQTVRIGDVGRVEDSVEDETTYAQLDGVPGVVLEVRKQSGENTVAVAEQIRAEIETVQASAPERVNFVISRDTSRFIEQAIGDVLFDLFIAVLLVVAVTFLFLLSWRATIIVLLAIPTSIVATFAAFAAFDFTINMVTLLALTVAIGLLVDDAIVVVEAVQNDVDEGADRTEAAHAATKRVALAVLAGTFATLAVFVPIAFMEGIVGRFFFQYGLAIVFSVSVSMLVAFTLTPALSARLLRPEQPEDGWLSRVERFHVGMRERYVGLVAWAIRHRYLVLGGALASVFVGGFFAALVPSTFMSTTDRSEFLATVELELGTGIAGAKDAAQRVDAALRTNPEVELVFISAGGGTNPKINELDVYVGLTPKRSREDSQDDVMSFAREVLAESDAQVQDSSVSEVPWVSGAGVGQTAIELIVTGSDTNAINDYAQWLEGELAARPDFVDVRTTYQGGRPELQVKLDRDRAADLGITAQSLAASSRTLIGGSEAGTFESDGRRYDVRVRLDEGSRQSLADIETLPLRTGQGTLVDLAAIAEVDVAFSAAEIERINRSRQVSVLADTAPGVALSVAVAEVEELIAANPPPTELSTQMEGTARRLAETGEAIAFAFLLAIVALYIVLASQFNSFGQPIIIMLTAPLSFSGAYFLMWAAGQEMSLFAQIGLIALMGIVMKNGILLVDLANQYREAGMDAASAMRKAAPERLRPVLMTALAAVFGMMPVALAQSDAAEWRNAMGYIIIGGLTTSTLLTLLVIPAAYSATSDIRRARQSFANMIANLRSRKVATSPEVQE from the coding sequence ATGTGGCTTGCTGACGTATCGATCCGCAGGCCGGTCTTTGCTGCTATGCTCATCGCATCGCTGGTTGTCCTGGGTATCGTCTCGTTCAACCGGCTTGGAGTGGACCTCTTTCCTGAAGTCGAATTTCCATATGTTTCGGTCACGACCGCACTGCCCGGCGCTTCCCCTGGAACGGTCGAGACCGAGGTCACCGACATCATTGAGGAGCAGCTCAATACGATCGCCGGGCTTCGCCAAATGCGTTCGATCAGTGCTGAAGGCGTCAGCATCGTCAATCTCGAGTTCGAGCTTGAAGAGGATGCCGATCTCAAGGCGCAAGAGGTGCGGGACAAAATGTCCCGATTGGGTGCCGACCTGCCTGTGGATGCCGAACCCCCGGTGATCGAAAAGGTGGATCCGGATGCAGCTCCGATCCTCTCGATCCTGCTCTCTGGCGACATGCCGATTAGCGAACTTACGGCGTTTGCCGACGAAGTGGTGACGGAGCGGCTACAGCGCGTCCCGGGCGTCGGCTCGGTTGAGCTGGTAGGAGGGCGCGAGCGAGAGATGCGCATCTGGCTCGACCCATCCGCAATGCGCGCCCGCGGTGTGACGGCCGATGACGTCCTGGCCGCCCTACAGCGCGAAAACGCCGAATTACCCGGCGGGCAGTTGGTGACAGACGGTCGGACCCGCCAGTTCGGTATTCGCACAATGGCTGAAGCAGCTACGGCGTCGGAGTTCACCGCTATTCCCATCGTCTATCGGCCAAATGGCCAGACGGTGCGCATCGGAGATGTTGGGCGGGTGGAAGATTCGGTCGAGGACGAGACGACTTATGCCCAGCTGGACGGTGTTCCAGGCGTAGTGCTCGAAGTGCGCAAGCAAAGCGGTGAAAACACGGTCGCGGTCGCTGAGCAAATCCGGGCAGAGATCGAAACTGTTCAGGCATCAGCGCCTGAGCGCGTAAACTTCGTCATCTCACGGGATACATCGCGTTTTATCGAACAGGCGATCGGTGACGTCCTATTTGATCTCTTCATCGCCGTGCTGCTCGTCGTCGCTGTGACCTTTTTATTCCTGCTGAGCTGGCGAGCGACAATTATCGTGCTGCTCGCCATACCGACCTCGATCGTCGCGACGTTTGCCGCCTTCGCTGCATTCGACTTCACCATCAACATGGTTACCTTGCTTGCCCTGACGGTCGCTATTGGGTTGCTGGTCGATGATGCCATTGTCGTGGTTGAGGCTGTCCAGAACGACGTCGACGAAGGGGCCGACAGGACCGAAGCTGCCCATGCTGCGACCAAGCGCGTTGCGCTCGCCGTATTGGCTGGAACCTTCGCTACATTGGCGGTCTTTGTTCCGATTGCCTTCATGGAGGGGATCGTTGGCCGGTTCTTCTTTCAGTATGGTCTCGCCATCGTCTTCTCGGTGAGCGTATCAATGCTGGTTGCATTCACCCTTACACCTGCGCTTTCCGCCCGGCTGCTTCGACCGGAGCAACCCGAGGACGGGTGGCTTTCTCGCGTTGAACGATTTCATGTTGGCATGCGCGAACGTTATGTCGGGCTGGTGGCTTGGGCCATACGGCATCGATATCTTGTTCTTGGAGGGGCGCTGGCCAGCGTCTTCGTGGGCGGGTTCTTTGCAGCGCTCGTTCCCAGCACCTTCATGTCGACGACGGACCGTTCAGAATTTCTGGCCACTGTGGAACTTGAGCTCGGAACGGGCATCGCCGGGGCCAAGGATGCCGCTCAGCGCGTCGATGCAGCCTTGCGGACAAATCCCGAAGTCGAACTTGTGTTCATAAGCGCAGGAGGCGGGACCAACCCGAAGATCAACGAATTGGACGTCTATGTTGGCCTGACACCGAAACGATCGCGAGAGGATTCTCAAGACGATGTAATGTCATTCGCGCGCGAAGTTCTCGCCGAAAGTGACGCTCAGGTCCAAGACTCCTCGGTCTCTGAGGTGCCCTGGGTATCGGGGGCCGGTGTCGGACAAACCGCCATCGAACTGATCGTCACCGGGTCAGATACGAATGCGATCAACGATTACGCTCAATGGCTTGAGGGCGAATTGGCAGCGCGTCCGGATTTTGTCGACGTTCGCACAACCTACCAAGGGGGACGCCCCGAGCTACAGGTTAAGCTCGACCGTGATCGCGCAGCCGACCTCGGCATTACGGCACAGAGCTTGGCAGCATCGAGCCGAACGCTAATTGGCGGAAGTGAGGCGGGCACTTTCGAGTCCGATGGCAGGCGATATGATGTCCGCGTACGGCTCGACGAGGGTTCAAGACAAAGTCTCGCCGATATAGAGACGCTTCCGCTCAGGACAGGGCAAGGGACACTTGTGGACCTTGCGGCGATCGCTGAAGTTGACGTCGCATTCAGCGCCGCCGAGATCGAGCGTATCAATCGCTCAAGACAGGTTTCTGTCCTCGCGGATACTGCGCCCGGTGTCGCACTTAGTGTGGCGGTGGCCGAGGTTGAAGAGCTGATCGCGGCGAACCCACCCCCGACCGAGCTTTCAACCCAAATGGAGGGGACCGCACGCCGTCTGGCAGAGACCGGAGAGGCAATTGCGTTCGCCTTTCTACTCGCAATCGTCGCGCTCTATATTGTGCTCGCGAGCCAATTCAACAGCTTTGGCCAGCCGATCATCATCATGTTGACTGCGCCCCTGTCTTTCTCCGGCGCCTACTTCCTGATGTGGGCGGCGGGACAGGAAATGAGCCTGTTTGCCCAGATCGGACTTATCGCCCTGATGGGGATCGTCATGAAAAACGGCATCCTGCTGGTTGACTTGGCCAACCAGTATCGTGAGGCGGGGATGGACGCGGCTAGTGCCATGCGCAAAGCAGCGCCGGAGCGACTCCGACCGGTTTTGATGACAGCGCTCGCGGCTGTTTTCGGAATGATGCCGGTCGCGCTCGCGCAATCCGACGCGGCCGAATGGCGTAACGCAATGGGCTACATCATCATCGGTGGTCTGACGACATCCACGCTCCTCACCTTGTTGGTAATCCCGGCTGCGTATTCAGCAACGTCTGACATTCGCCGCGCGCGCCAGAGTTTTGCGAATATGATCGCAAACCTACGATCCAGAAAGGTGGCAACCAGCCCGGAAGTGCAGGAATAG
- a CDS encoding tyrosine-type recombinase/integrase, with protein sequence MTYSQFDPAAQNRVPWNFGAKIGPKRPFNQKQIWAIRFFLDREERIRDRAMFDLAIDSKLRGCDLVELKIGDLVSGPEIRTRATITQRKTGRPVQFEIAADARASLFAWLELRGGDVEDFVFPSRVDHTRHLSTRQYARLVDEWAEAIGLRPEEYGTHSLRRTKASIIYKATGNIRAIQILLGHSKIENTVRYLGVDIGDALTLAEKTEI encoded by the coding sequence ATGACCTATTCACAGTTCGATCCGGCGGCGCAGAACCGCGTGCCATGGAACTTTGGCGCGAAGATCGGTCCCAAGCGCCCTTTCAATCAGAAACAGATTTGGGCGATCCGCTTTTTCCTAGATCGCGAAGAGCGCATCAGAGACCGGGCGATGTTCGACTTGGCGATCGATAGCAAGCTGAGAGGCTGTGATCTTGTCGAGCTGAAGATCGGCGATCTGGTTAGCGGTCCAGAAATCAGGACGCGTGCAACCATCACGCAGCGCAAGACAGGACGCCCCGTTCAGTTCGAGATAGCGGCAGACGCGCGCGCGAGTCTGTTTGCCTGGCTGGAACTCAGAGGAGGTGACGTCGAGGACTTCGTCTTCCCGAGCCGAGTTGATCACACCCGTCATTTGAGCACCCGACAATACGCTCGGCTTGTCGATGAGTGGGCTGAGGCGATTGGCCTACGACCCGAAGAGTACGGCACCCACTCGCTGCGTAGAACGAAGGCTTCGATCATCTACAAAGCCACAGGCAACATACGTGCAATCCAGATATTGCTCGGTCATTCCAAGATCGAGAACACGGTACGATATTTAGGTGTCGATATAGGGGACGCTCTTACACTCGCCGAGAAGACGGAGATCTGA
- a CDS encoding efflux RND transporter periplasmic adaptor subunit has translation MLRRLSLFFLVVIPIALHACSTEKPDADAAQANQEGPRTVQTISVSYEPIAEPVKAFGTIAAKQSSAIGALVEGPVERIFVKVGDRVSRGDPLFRVRQADYQRRVAEAQAAVDLANARTIEAERRYERVMALAPKGFVSKAQVDAVETELAVARAQRSQAQAALGTARQALEDTITRAPYDGVVTARLVDEGVYLNNRFSMGGQSAALQLQELGIVAAIVNAPQEHVDAFRRNMPARVFIEGFDEPFDSTVYIINDRVDPQTRMVELRLPIANPNYRISSGLGVRAEISVPPALAIVLPRTAVVGDSATANVFVVEDGKVRRRDVTFESIDLDRVLIRSGLSDGEQVVLDPPATLLDGETVAVQSQPRRD, from the coding sequence ATGCTGAGAAGGCTCTCTCTTTTCTTTCTAGTCGTTATACCGATCGCCCTGCACGCGTGCTCAACCGAAAAACCTGACGCTGACGCAGCCCAGGCGAACCAAGAAGGTCCGCGAACGGTCCAAACGATCAGCGTCAGCTATGAGCCGATCGCCGAGCCGGTGAAAGCATTCGGCACGATCGCTGCGAAACAAAGCAGTGCCATCGGAGCCCTGGTAGAAGGCCCGGTGGAACGCATATTCGTGAAGGTCGGAGACCGCGTCTCACGAGGAGACCCGCTTTTCCGCGTGCGGCAAGCCGACTATCAGCGTCGCGTCGCTGAGGCACAGGCAGCTGTCGATCTTGCCAATGCGCGGACCATCGAGGCTGAACGACGCTACGAACGGGTTATGGCTCTGGCGCCCAAAGGTTTCGTTTCGAAGGCGCAGGTCGATGCCGTCGAGACCGAGCTGGCGGTTGCGCGGGCTCAAAGGTCGCAAGCGCAAGCTGCGCTAGGCACCGCAAGGCAGGCATTGGAGGATACGATTACGCGCGCGCCTTATGATGGCGTCGTTACCGCCCGTTTGGTGGACGAAGGGGTCTATCTCAATAACCGATTCTCGATGGGTGGGCAGTCTGCTGCGCTTCAGCTTCAGGAGCTCGGCATCGTTGCGGCGATCGTGAACGCGCCCCAGGAGCACGTCGACGCATTCCGTCGCAATATGCCTGCACGCGTCTTTATCGAGGGCTTTGATGAGCCCTTCGATAGCACCGTCTATATTATCAACGATCGTGTCGATCCGCAGACACGAATGGTCGAGCTGCGTCTGCCTATTGCCAATCCGAACTACAGAATTAGCTCCGGCCTGGGAGTGCGAGCCGAAATTTCGGTGCCACCCGCTCTTGCCATTGTTCTGCCAAGAACGGCGGTCGTGGGAGACAGCGCCACTGCCAACGTGTTTGTGGTTGAAGATGGCAAAGTCCGGCGTCGCGACGTCACATTCGAGAGCATCGATCTAGACCGCGTTCTTATCCGTTCTGGACTGAGTGATGGCGAGCAGGTTGTTCTCGATCCGCCCGCCACTCTGCTTGACGGCGAAACAGTGGCCGTGCAATCACAGCCGCGGCGAGACTAG
- a CDS encoding MarR family winged helix-turn-helix transcriptional regulator produces MSTQIEQDADAAAASFLNDTDRVVFLMEEVTRRLRKTFDASVEQFGLTRTQWRALAYLYRTPGMTQTELARKLELERAGVGQAIDKLEDLGLVERRSAKDDRRVWKIHLLPAAIDLLPQLRKEADAVYDQLLKGIPAQDIRILQRVIDTMQANLAVD; encoded by the coding sequence ATGTCAACGCAGATCGAACAAGATGCCGACGCAGCGGCAGCGAGCTTCCTGAACGATACGGATCGTGTCGTGTTTTTGATGGAAGAGGTGACGAGACGCCTGCGAAAAACGTTTGACGCTTCGGTAGAGCAGTTCGGTCTCACCCGCACACAGTGGCGAGCGCTTGCCTATCTTTATCGGACCCCTGGAATGACGCAGACCGAACTCGCCAGAAAGCTGGAACTTGAACGCGCGGGCGTGGGTCAAGCGATCGATAAGCTCGAAGACCTTGGCCTCGTCGAAAGGCGCAGCGCCAAAGATGATCGACGCGTTTGGAAAATTCATTTGCTCCCAGCTGCGATCGATCTTCTGCCTCAATTACGGAAGGAGGCTGATGCGGTCTATGACCAGTTACTCAAGGGCATTCCGGCCCAAGACATTCGTATTTTGCAAAGGGTCATCGACACCATGCAAGCCAATTTGGCAGTCGACTGA
- a CDS encoding alpha/beta fold hydrolase, whose translation MKCDQITIEGAGGLKLAAEMLGDEKGMPVLLAHGGGQTRRAWKRVTHDLGEAGFCVIAIDMRGHGESAWSADGAYELADFASDLVAIAACLDSKPAVVGASLGGLAGMIAEGELAPGSFASLTLVDIAPRMEQSGVMRVVGFMDQHVETGFASPQEAADVIARYVPHRRKRSAGGNLRHYLRKSDDGRFYWHWDPRFIRNIMGSNRLDPERHEQQFEKLSQAAASLRLPLHLIRGGASDLVSEEAVAHLRGLAPHAEYTDIADATHMVVGDSNDVFSATILKFLKRHHQSTEAGS comes from the coding sequence ATGAAGTGCGATCAAATCACGATAGAAGGAGCTGGAGGGTTAAAGCTCGCTGCAGAGATGCTCGGCGATGAGAAAGGCATGCCAGTCCTCCTCGCTCACGGCGGGGGTCAGACCCGGCGAGCATGGAAACGTGTCACTCACGATCTGGGCGAAGCCGGCTTCTGCGTTATCGCAATTGACATGCGCGGCCATGGTGAAAGCGCATGGTCTGCCGACGGTGCCTACGAACTGGCAGATTTCGCCTCAGACCTCGTTGCGATTGCAGCATGTTTGGATAGCAAGCCAGCAGTGGTCGGTGCCTCGCTGGGCGGGCTCGCCGGGATGATCGCTGAAGGTGAGCTTGCGCCCGGCAGTTTCGCTTCCCTGACCTTGGTAGATATTGCCCCTCGCATGGAGCAGAGCGGCGTCATGCGCGTGGTCGGCTTCATGGATCAGCATGTCGAGACTGGCTTTGCGTCACCCCAGGAAGCGGCCGATGTGATTGCACGCTATGTGCCACACCGGCGCAAGCGGAGCGCGGGAGGAAATCTGCGTCATTATCTGCGCAAATCAGACGATGGACGCTTCTACTGGCATTGGGACCCGCGCTTCATCCGCAATATAATGGGATCGAACCGGCTCGATCCTGAGCGGCACGAACAGCAGTTCGAGAAGCTGAGCCAGGCCGCTGCCAGCCTAAGGCTTCCGCTGCACCTCATTCGCGGGGGGGCGAGCGATCTCGTTTCTGAAGAGGCGGTTGCCCATCTGCGTGGACTGGCGCCGCATGCCGAATACACCGACATTGCGGACGCGACACATATGGTCGTCGGAGATTCGAACGATGTATTTTCCGCAACAATCCTAAAGTTCCTCAAGCGCCACCATCAGAGCACGGAGGCCGGATCGTGA
- a CDS encoding PaaI family thioesterase: MNDATSMIDRDRPEHMLAIAPFHQWLGLTVKHFEPGKLQLEMPWRDEIVSNPVIGSAHGGVLASLIDLSGLYVLLAMGHKAKATVDLRVDYHRPATQGPLLASATVVKIGRQISVADTQITGPDDKLVASGRGAYAC, translated from the coding sequence GTGAACGACGCGACATCAATGATCGATCGAGATCGACCGGAACACATGCTCGCTATTGCGCCGTTTCATCAATGGCTCGGCTTGACTGTCAAACACTTTGAGCCGGGGAAACTCCAACTCGAAATGCCGTGGCGTGATGAGATCGTTTCCAATCCGGTGATCGGCTCCGCTCACGGCGGCGTGCTCGCTTCTTTGATCGATCTGAGTGGCCTTTATGTGCTGCTTGCTATGGGGCACAAGGCCAAGGCGACCGTAGATCTGAGGGTGGACTATCACCGCCCTGCGACGCAGGGTCCCCTTCTCGCCAGCGCAACGGTCGTCAAGATCGGGCGGCAGATCTCGGTTGCGGACACCCAAATTACGGGACCCGACGATAAGTTGGTCGCCAGCGGCAGGGGTGCCTATGCATGCTGA
- a CDS encoding strawberry notch family protein, which produces MFQSDFFPDRETSSTIPLAFAIGEHIARRLADGCHLTRSNIAGLFAAQTGVQDWGSAWTIDDYNNAVEIGALLWLREFSRTDLETGFHEAAARFDWLDAALPPRHVRSESQVELQQFSTPPILGWLMAKAASLGTRDHILEPSAGNGALALWGDVRGCSLTLNEIDPARRDALAHIFPRARLSAHDGELIAELANSPSPSLNPSVILMNPPFARSRERGGDGRTAMRHLRSALRICAVGGRLVAILPDSFDAVAFVEDQEQASLLLNVRLSGAFSRSGTGIAVRMVVIDKEPLQDASTITGEFADLTELNSCLAHLPNRAPLQAKIHRLPVRSVATSVKGGAARKPVAPFETKAAHESAKVALDYQALEEPAPVPEQAGIYLPYRPSRVIMQDAAVHPTPLVESVAMGSVAAPVPKARPLLPANWQEGKLLSAAQCETLIYACEAFARDLPGQFRPTQHGTTVELAGDGYSYRQGFFLGDGTGAGKGRQIAAVMMDRWLSGERRHIWITKNEALLEDARRDWEALGGLPLDIQPLSRWKLGSPVTMAEGILFVTYPTLRSGRAEDTRLAQILAWAAEQFEGVIAFDEAHAMANALGSSSTRGKVKGSEQGMAGLRLQNHLPRARVLYASATGASDIANLGYTARLGLWGPETAFPTHEAFMTEIRAGGVAAMELVARDLKAQGLYLARALSFAGVEYEILEHQLTEAQVRIYDAYADAWAIIHHNLDEALEATRVVDEDSGDTLNRNAKAAALSMFEGTKQRFFAQLLLSMKLPSLIPAMEASLGEDNSVVVQLVSTAEAMLDRRLADLSNEEREALDIDLSPREYVIDYLAKSFPVRLMQVFTDEEGNLRSETMSDEHGNPVLCSRAIAARDALIEQLCALPPIATALDAIIEHFGTEAVAEVTGRTRRLVLGRDGQQRLERRSASANVAEAQCFMDGTKRILVFSDAGGTGRSYHADLDAQNQQRRVHFLLEPGWRADNAIQGLGRTNRTNQASAPLFRPVTTDVKGERRFISTIARRLDALGALTRGQRQTGGQNLFDPADNLESDYAKDALSRWFHLLYDGKLEAARFGDFVERTGLKLENPDGGLSDNLPSIQRWLNRILALPIALQNGIFEEYLGLVEARIEAAREAGTLDLGLETVRVDSFAVLSDEVLRTDPVSGAQTRLLSLEVKRRLRPLRFKRLVRMHEIGSLQAIPLRNARSGKVALSVPARRLIADDGAVIERRCLLRPLKSANWTLDALGESLWEEVGVTEFSKLWTQEESAAAASPVTERVHLAAGLLLPVWKRLPGDHVRVTRLAAEDGSSIIGREALDIDLAKIAETFGLRGMSGPDPAELGRLVLASGTPQPLTSHDALTIKRSLVGGEQRLELTGYAPERLDWYKAKGCFTEIIRYRTRLFVPVSKASSILPAIAA; this is translated from the coding sequence ATGTTTCAGTCAGACTTTTTCCCAGACCGCGAGACATCGAGCACAATTCCGCTCGCTTTCGCAATCGGTGAACACATTGCCCGGCGACTTGCGGATGGATGCCACCTTACGCGATCCAACATTGCCGGGTTATTCGCCGCTCAAACCGGCGTGCAGGACTGGGGCAGTGCGTGGACCATCGACGATTACAACAACGCGGTCGAGATTGGAGCCTTGCTATGGCTTCGCGAGTTCTCACGGACCGACCTCGAGACAGGTTTCCACGAGGCTGCAGCACGGTTCGATTGGCTCGATGCAGCCTTACCTCCTCGCCACGTGCGCAGCGAGAGCCAGGTCGAATTACAGCAATTCTCGACGCCGCCGATCCTTGGATGGCTGATGGCCAAGGCCGCGTCCCTTGGCACGCGCGATCACATTCTCGAACCGTCAGCCGGGAATGGCGCGCTTGCGCTTTGGGGCGACGTTCGAGGGTGCTCGCTGACGCTCAACGAAATCGATCCCGCGCGCCGCGATGCGCTGGCGCATATCTTCCCTCGTGCCAGACTATCCGCTCATGATGGCGAATTAATCGCCGAACTCGCCAATAGCCCCAGTCCCAGCCTCAACCCCAGCGTCATCTTGATGAACCCTCCGTTCGCCCGAAGCCGCGAGCGGGGCGGCGATGGCCGTACGGCAATGCGCCATTTGCGCAGTGCGCTTCGGATTTGCGCGGTAGGAGGTCGCCTCGTAGCCATTCTCCCGGACAGCTTTGATGCCGTGGCTTTTGTCGAAGACCAGGAACAGGCTTCGCTGCTGCTCAACGTCCGGTTGTCGGGCGCATTCTCACGAAGCGGAACCGGGATCGCGGTCAGAATGGTCGTCATCGACAAGGAGCCTCTTCAGGACGCTTCCACGATCACGGGGGAGTTCGCAGACCTCACTGAACTGAATTCCTGCCTGGCGCATTTGCCCAATCGTGCGCCCTTGCAGGCCAAGATCCATCGCCTTCCGGTACGTTCGGTTGCGACATCGGTGAAGGGCGGCGCCGCGCGCAAGCCGGTCGCTCCTTTCGAGACCAAAGCCGCCCACGAAAGCGCTAAAGTCGCGCTCGACTATCAAGCCCTGGAAGAGCCTGCACCCGTTCCAGAGCAGGCGGGTATCTACCTGCCTTACCGACCGAGCCGCGTCATCATGCAGGATGCTGCCGTTCACCCGACACCGCTCGTAGAATCGGTTGCGATGGGCTCGGTCGCGGCACCGGTGCCGAAAGCGCGCCCCTTGCTTCCCGCAAACTGGCAGGAGGGCAAACTGCTCTCTGCCGCTCAGTGCGAAACATTGATCTACGCTTGCGAGGCATTCGCCCGCGACCTTCCGGGGCAATTCCGTCCCACTCAACATGGGACGACGGTCGAACTTGCAGGAGACGGTTATTCCTATCGCCAGGGGTTCTTCCTCGGCGACGGTACGGGTGCGGGCAAGGGTCGCCAAATTGCAGCCGTCATGATGGACCGCTGGCTCTCGGGCGAACGCCGTCACATCTGGATCACCAAAAACGAGGCACTGCTCGAAGATGCGCGCCGCGACTGGGAAGCGCTTGGCGGGCTTCCGCTCGATATCCAGCCGCTCTCCCGTTGGAAGCTCGGAAGTCCGGTGACGATGGCCGAGGGTATCCTGTTCGTAACCTATCCAACGCTTCGCTCGGGACGCGCCGAGGACACGAGGCTTGCTCAGATCCTCGCCTGGGCCGCCGAACAATTCGAGGGCGTGATTGCCTTCGACGAAGCGCATGCCATGGCGAACGCACTCGGCTCTTCCTCCACCCGCGGCAAAGTCAAAGGCTCAGAGCAAGGGATGGCGGGGCTCAGGCTGCAAAACCACCTGCCGCGAGCACGTGTTTTGTACGCGTCCGCTACCGGCGCATCGGACATTGCCAATCTCGGCTACACAGCCCGCCTTGGGCTGTGGGGGCCAGAAACTGCGTTTCCAACGCATGAGGCATTCATGACCGAAATCCGCGCCGGCGGCGTGGCAGCGATGGAACTTGTCGCCCGCGATCTCAAGGCACAGGGGCTCTACCTTGCACGCGCACTGTCCTTTGCCGGGGTCGAATACGAGATCCTCGAACATCAGCTCACAGAAGCGCAGGTGCGGATCTACGATGCATACGCCGATGCCTGGGCGATCATCCACCACAACCTCGACGAAGCGCTCGAAGCGACCCGCGTAGTCGACGAAGACAGCGGCGATACACTCAATCGCAACGCAAAGGCTGCGGCGCTCTCGATGTTCGAAGGCACCAAGCAGCGCTTCTTTGCGCAGCTTCTGCTCTCGATGAAACTGCCGAGCCTGATCCCCGCCATGGAAGCGTCGCTTGGCGAGGACAATTCGGTTGTCGTGCAGTTGGTTTCGACCGCTGAGGCCATGCTCGACCGGCGCCTGGCCGATCTCTCGAACGAGGAGCGAGAAGCGCTCGATATCGATCTCTCTCCGCGCGAGTACGTCATCGACTATCTGGCGAAGAGCTTTCCGGTTCGACTGATGCAGGTCTTCACTGACGAGGAGGGCAATCTGCGTTCTGAAACGATGAGCGACGAGCACGGCAATCCCGTTCTTTGCTCGCGTGCCATCGCCGCGCGCGACGCGCTGATCGAACAGCTTTGCGCCCTCCCGCCAATCGCCACTGCACTCGATGCAATCATCGAGCACTTCGGGACCGAGGCTGTGGCCGAGGTCACGGGCCGCACGCGCAGGTTGGTTTTGGGTCGCGACGGTCAGCAGCGGCTTGAACGTCGAAGCGCAAGCGCCAACGTCGCTGAAGCACAATGCTTCATGGACGGAACCAAACGGATTCTGGTTTTCTCGGACGCTGGGGGTACGGGACGTTCCTACCATGCCGACCTTGATGCCCAGAACCAGCAGCGCCGCGTCCATTTCCTCCTCGAACCGGGCTGGCGCGCGGACAATGCGATCCAGGGTCTTGGCCGGACCAACCGCACCAACCAGGCTTCTGCGCCGCTGTTCCGCCCGGTCACGACCGATGTGAAGGGCGAACGCCGCTTCATCTCGACCATCGCGCGAAGGCTCGACGCATTGGGCGCTCTTACACGCGGCCAGCGTCAGACAGGGGGACAGAACCTGTTCGACCCTGCCGACAATCTCGAGAGCGATTATGCGAAAGACGCGCTCTCGCGCTGGTTCCACCTGCTTTACGATGGAAAACTCGAGGCGGCCCGTTTCGGGGACTTCGTCGAGCGAACAGGCCTAAAGCTCGAGAACCCCGATGGCGGCCTGAGCGATAACCTTCCCTCCATCCAACGCTGGCTCAACCGCATACTTGCGCTTCCGATCGCACTGCAGAACGGCATCTTCGAGGAATATCTCGGACTTGTTGAAGCGCGGATCGAGGCCGCACGCGAGGCTGGCACGCTCGACCTGGGGCTGGAAACGGTCCGGGTCGATAGTTTTGCGGTGCTGTCTGATGAAGTTCTTCGCACCGATCCTGTTTCGGGGGCCCAAACCCGCCTCCTCTCGCTCGAAGTGAAACGCCGATTGCGTCCGCTGCGCTTCAAACGTCTCGTGAGGATGCACGAGATCGGATCACTCCAGGCTATTCCCCTGCGCAATGCGCGCTCGGGCAAGGTGGCCCTGTCAGTTCCGGCGCGCCGCCTCATTGCCGATGATGGCGCGGTGATCGAACGCCGTTGCCTTCTTCGCCCGCTTAAATCCGCCAACTGGACGCTCGATGCGCTCGGTGAAAGCTTGTGGGAAGAGGTCGGCGTAACCGAGTTCTCCAAGCTCTGGACACAAGAAGAAAGCGCCGCAGCTGCCTCGCCGGTGACCGAAAGAGTGCATCTGGCCGCGGGGCTATTGCTCCCGGTTTGGAAGCGGCTGCCTGGAGACCATGTTCGCGTCACCCGCCTTGCCGCCGAGGACGGGAGCTCGATTATCGGGCGCGAAGCGCTCGATATCGACCTTGCCAAGATTGCCGAGACGTTCGGCTTGAGGGGTATGTCCGGCCCCGATCCGGCTGAGCTCGGAAGACTGGTCCTGGCAAGCGGGACGCCCCAGCCGCTTACCAGTCATGACGCGCTGACCATCAAGCGCTCACTGGTCGGCGGCGAGCAACGCCTCGAACTCACCGGGTATGCGCCTGAGCGGCTCGACTGGTACAAGGCCAAGGGCTGCTTCACTGAGATCATTCGTTACCGCACACGCCTTTTCGTCCCCGTGTCGAAGGCATCCTCTATTCTCCCGGCCATTGCAGCCTGA